A segment of the Leptolyngbyaceae cyanobacterium genome:
GAATAGCTTAATTTTACGAGGCGGGACAGAGGCAAGTCATTCTAATACCGCGATCGTGCAAGCTTTGCAATCAGCTTTAGAAGAAGTGGGAATACCCCAAGGATGTGTCGAACTACTGCCATCAGATCAAGGTTCTTCCCTGCGAGAATTAATCGTCCAAGACCGTTATATTAATTTAGTCATTCCCTACGGTCGTCCCAGCCTAGTACAGCAGGTAGTGCGCCAGTCAACCATACCTGTTTTGAAGTCTGGGATGGGGAATTGTTACTTATTTTGGTCGCCTTCTGGTAGCTTGGAGCTAGCAAGGTGGATGATTATGGACAGCCATCAAAGCGAGCCCGATCCGGTGAACGCGATCGAAAAAGTTTTAATTCATCCCAATCAAAAACCTTCTTCCTTAGTAACTTTGTGGAATAGCTTAAAGGAAAAAGGCTTTAAAATTCGCGGAGATGCAGATTTAGTCGCTGAATTTCCCGAATTGAAATTGGCTAACGACTCGGAATGGGGCGAAGCTTATTTAACTAAAACAGTTGCTTTTAAATTGGTCAATAGTTTAGAAACTGCGATCGCTTGGATCAATCAATTCAGTAGCGGTCATGCTGATTGCATCGTCACGGAATCATATCAAGAAAGCCGTCAGTTTGCCTTGGGCGTCAATAGCGCCACTACTTATATAAATTCTAGTCCTCGATTTTCCCGCAATCCCTCTAGAGGCGATGCGATTTTTTTAGGAATGTCCAATCAAAAAGGTCATCGTCGCGGTTTGATTAGCATGGAAAGCCTCACCACTCTAAAACATATCGTGCAGGGAAATGGAAGATTTTAGGAGCTAGGGGCTAGGGGAGCAGGGGAGCAGGGGAGCGGGGGAGCAGGGGAGAAAGGGAGATAAATACAATTAATTTTCAGACTTCAGACTTCATCCTTTCCCTAGCCCCTAGCCCCTAGCCCCTAGCTCCTTCTGTTGCTCGTTTGTAGGCTTCGTCGAGTACTTCGGATAAGGTGGGGTGAGCGTGTACGAGGAAAGCTAGTTGATGAACTGATTGTCTGGCTGCGATCGCATTTGATGCTTCATGTATTAAATCAGAAGCGTGCAAACCGATGATGTGAACGCCGAGAATTTCCCCTGTATCTTTTCGGTAAATTACTTTGGCGATACCGTCAGCTTCTCCTTCTGCGATCGCTTTGGAATTACCCTTAAAGTAGCTTCTCACCGATGCCACTTCAAACCCTTCTGCTTGTCCCAATTCCTTCGCTGCGGCTTCCGTCATTCCCACAAAACTAATTTCCGGGTGAGTGAAAGCGGCGGCTGGGATGCTGCGATAATCGACAGTACGCGATCGACCGCAGATATTTTCTACGGTG
Coding sequences within it:
- a CDS encoding glutamate-5-semialdehyde dehydrogenase, with the translated sequence MTAQTFDPSPDLMALLRRTYQASLELGTTKGQDRSRAVQAMAQALSKKRDDILEANTLDLEASREMAVPELILEWLKLTPERLQTTIQMLQRLGELSDPIRRVMNASYQLEHSQTYCQLMPLGVIALVYEAFPELGALAAGLCIKTGNSLILRGGTEASHSNTAIVQALQSALEEVGIPQGCVELLPSDQGSSLRELIVQDRYINLVIPYGRPSLVQQVVRQSTIPVLKSGMGNCYLFWSPSGSLELARWMIMDSHQSEPDPVNAIEKVLIHPNQKPSSLVTLWNSLKEKGFKIRGDADLVAEFPELKLANDSEWGEAYLTKTVAFKLVNSLETAIAWINQFSSGHADCIVTESYQESRQFALGVNSATTYINSSPRFSRNPSRGDAIFLGMSNQKGHRRGLISMESLTTLKHIVQGNGRF